The genomic DNA TCAACAGATCGTTCGCTTTTTCATCGGCGTTGATCACGCTGGCGACGTTGTTGATCAAGTTGACGATCATCTTGGCGACGTGATAACCGGGAGCCGCTTTGCCACCGATCAACACGCAGCGAGGGACCATCCCGGCGGTATCGCCACGTTGGATCCGGTCGTACAGATTCAACACGTGCAGCAGATTCAACAGCTGTCGCTTGTATTCGTGAATCCGCTTGACCTGCACGTCGAACAACGCCGCTTCTTGGAATTCGATCCCCGTGGTCTGACGCACGTAATCGATCAAGCGTCGCTTGTTTTGCAGCTTGACTTCCGCCCAACGCTTGCGAAATGCAGCGTCTTCGGCGAATGGACGCAGTTTTTCGATCTGGCTCAGATCGGTCTGCCATCCGTCGCCAATCGTCTCGTTCAACAGGTCGCGGAGCCCTGGATTGCAGTGCGCCAACCAACGGCGTTGGGTCACGCCATTGGTCTTGTTGTTAAACTTCTCTGGCCACAGTTCATAGAAGTCCTGGAACAGACCGCTCTTCAACAGTTCGGTGTGCAAACCCGCAACGCCGTTAACCGAGAAGCTGCCGACGATCGCCAGATGTGCCATCCGGATGTGAGGATTCTCGCCCTCTTCGACCAACGACATGCGGCGTTGACGCGCAACATCGCCCGGCCATTTCTTGGAGACTTCGACAAGGAAGCGATGGTTGATCTCATAAATGATGTCCAACAATCGCGGCAACAAACGGCTGAACAGCGACACCGACCAACGCTCCAACGCCTCGGGCAACAGCGTGTGATTGGTGTAAGCCATGCATTGCGTGGTGATTTCCCAAGCCTGCTTCCATTCCATCTGATACTGATCCAACAAGATCCGCATCAATTCGGCGACGGCACACGCGGGGTGCGTGTCGTTCAATTGGAAGCAATTTTTCTTGCCAAAGTCGGTGAAGTCGTCGCCGTGCTTTTCGACCCAATCCTTGACGATATCTTGCAAACTGGCCGAGACCAGGAAGTATTGCTGCTTCAGGCGCAGTTCCTTCCCGTTTTCGCTGGCATCGTTGGGATACAGGACCATCGAAATCTGTTCGGCCATGTTTTTCGACGCGACCGCTTCGGGGTAACTGCCCGAATTGAACTCTTCCAGATCGAAGGCGTCGGTCGCCGCCGCCTTCCACAACCGCAGCGTGTTGACGGTCTTGTTGCGATACCCTGGGATCGGCATGTCGTAAGGAACCGCAACGACGTCGTGGCTGCCGGCCCAACGACAACGAGGTGTTCCTTCGTCGTCGCGATAGTGTTCGGTGTAGCCGTAGAAATGAACGTTCTGCGCTTCGTCGGGGCGTTCCATCTCCCACGGATTGCCATCGCGCAACCAGTGATCGGGATCTTCGACTTGGCGACCGTTTTCGATGTGTTGGTGGAACATGCCGTATTCGTAACGGATGCCGTAACCGACGACGGGCAGTTTCAAGTTGGCGCAACTGTCGAGAAAACAAGCTGCCAAGCGGCCCAAACCGCCGTTGCCCAGTCCCGCATCGTGCTCTTTTTCGGCGACCTCTTCCAGGCTCAAACCGTATTGGTGCAGGGCCTCGCGAGCGGGGCCATCGAGGTCGATGTTCTGGATCGCATTGCTCAACGAACGTCCGATCAAGAACTCCAGCGATAGATAATAGACGCGGCGCTGATCGGTTTCGCGAATCGCGTCGCGCGTCTGCTGCCAACTGCCCACCAATCGATCGCGAACCGCCAAGGCTGTCGCGCGACAGACGTAGCGAGGCGAAACATCCCGTTCGTGATACCCGAGGGTATAGTGCAGGTGCCGCCGAATTTCTTCGTCCAGGCCAGCGAGATCAATCGACGCGGGTTTGGTTAAAGTTGTTGCTGTCATCAATCCAAATCTTCGTTTATGGTCAATTCGAAATACGCGAATACGGCGAAGTATAGCGTACCGACAAGCATCGGCACGTCGAATGGCAGAACTCAAACCGATACGGTCATGAAACCCAATGCCTCTCCAGCCGCCTCAACGACACGGACGCTTTCAATGGCGGAAGTGCAACGACAAGGCGGCCGCCAAGGGGGAATCGGTCAACACTGTCGAAAACTCAAAAC from Rosistilla carotiformis includes the following:
- a CDS encoding glycogen/starch/alpha-glucan phosphorylase, which encodes MTATTLTKPASIDLAGLDEEIRRHLHYTLGYHERDVSPRYVCRATALAVRDRLVGSWQQTRDAIRETDQRRVYYLSLEFLIGRSLSNAIQNIDLDGPAREALHQYGLSLEEVAEKEHDAGLGNGGLGRLAACFLDSCANLKLPVVGYGIRYEYGMFHQHIENGRQVEDPDHWLRDGNPWEMERPDEAQNVHFYGYTEHYRDDEGTPRCRWAGSHDVVAVPYDMPIPGYRNKTVNTLRLWKAAATDAFDLEEFNSGSYPEAVASKNMAEQISMVLYPNDASENGKELRLKQQYFLVSASLQDIVKDWVEKHGDDFTDFGKKNCFQLNDTHPACAVAELMRILLDQYQMEWKQAWEITTQCMAYTNHTLLPEALERWSVSLFSRLLPRLLDIIYEINHRFLVEVSKKWPGDVARQRRMSLVEEGENPHIRMAHLAIVGSFSVNGVAGLHTELLKSGLFQDFYELWPEKFNNKTNGVTQRRWLAHCNPGLRDLLNETIGDGWQTDLSQIEKLRPFAEDAAFRKRWAEVKLQNKRRLIDYVRQTTGIEFQEAALFDVQVKRIHEYKRQLLNLLHVLNLYDRIQRGDTAGMVPRCVLIGGKAAPGYHVAKMIVNLINNVASVINADEKANDLLKLVFLPNYRVSAMEVICPATELSEQISTAGKEASGTGNMKFMMNGALTIGTLDGANIEIREQAGDENFFLFGLDAAEVSETKKAYDPNKIIAGDEEIQRIMAMIEGGRFDAGCPGTFNILTAGLRNPYDPWLTIADLRDYIDTQRKVDAAYKDQESWNRMSILNTANSGWFSSDRTIQQYADEIWQAKPLG